TCGCCTCCGAAGCGCGATAGATCGCGTCAAAAGTCGCTTTCTGCTCCTCCGTAAGAATCGCGCGCACCTCGCTGTTCCGCTGGTCGTACAGCTCCCGAACCTTTGCCCGGTCGTCGCCCATGGCCTCCTTCGACCAGATGGACTCCATCTGCGCCTTCTGCTCCGGGCTCAGTTGCAACTCGTGGCTCAACCAGGACCCCTTGTCCCGCGGGGGCGGCGGTTTCTCCCCCGCCAGGGTGTAGCCCGCCCAGCCCGTCGCTATGCCCGCCGCATAGGCCAGACAAAGCGCCAGGCCCGCCAGAATCTTGAGCTTAGTCATCGCCGTACTCCCGCGCGCCGCCAGCCTGAAGGTGAATCGCATACAACGTCGCCGCCTCGGGATCCGCAAACTCGTCATCCGCCGACGGAGCCCACACCACATTTTCCTCCCACTGCGCCATCACGCTGCCTCCACCGCCGACTTCCGACTCCGTATACACCACCAGAAACAGCGAGGAAACAAAAAGGATGCTCGCCGCCGCCAGCAGGCCCAGCGCGATGCGGCGCGGGTTCTGCTCCCGCCGCTCCAGAGCCACACGGGCAAAACGCGCGCGCAATTCCGGAGCGGGATGCTCATCATACGCCGTGCGCAGCAGGTGACCGATCCCGGCAAAGTCCCGCAGGGCCCCCTGGCATTCCGCACAGCCATGGAGATGCTGCTCGAAGGCGGACGCCGCGGCGCCGTCCAATTCCCGATCATGGTAGCGCTGAACATTGTTCGATTTTATGTGGGGACAATTACTCATGGCGAGACTCCACCGGCGCGCCCACAACCGCCGGATGCGATCGGGACCGTCCCGTTTGGTACTCTTGATAACGTTCTCTAAGCATATTCCGCGCGCGAAACAACCGCGATTCCACCGTGCCCCGGGGAATCGACAGCGCCTCCGCGATCTCGTCATAGGACATACCCTGCAGCTCCCGCAGCACCAGCACCGTCCGGTGCTCCGCCGACAGACTATCCAGCATGGCATGCACATCCAGCCGCCGTTCATCACGGAGGCCCGTACCGACCGCCGCCGCGGTCTCATCCAGCGCTTCCGTAGCCCGAAGGCGGTGGTAGCGGCGATTTCGGCTCGCCTGGCGGATGAGGATGGCCCCAAGCCAGGTTCGCACGGACGAACGCCCTTCGAAGCGACCCACACCTTCCAGCGCGGCTACAAAAGTGTCCTGCATCAGGTCCTCCGCGTCGGATCGACGGTGGCCGAGGGACAGCGCCAGCCGGTACACGTCGCGCGCATACCGGGTAAAGAGGCTGCCGAAGGCGTCAACATTGCCCGCGGCGGCCTGCGCTGCCAATTCGTCATCGTCCAACAAAGATTCGCCCTCGTGCGGCGTTCCGCGTCCGCGGAAGCCCGGCGTTTGCCCTGAACAGTAACATTCATGATTCCA
This window of the Candidatus Hydrogenedentota bacterium genome carries:
- a CDS encoding zf-HC2 domain-containing protein, translated to MSNCPHIKSNNVQRYHDRELDGAAASAFEQHLHGCAECQGALRDFAGIGHLLRTAYDEHPAPELRARFARVALERREQNPRRIALGLLAAASILFVSSLFLVVYTESEVGGGGSVMAQWEENVVWAPSADDEFADPEAATLYAIHLQAGGAREYGDD
- a CDS encoding sigma-70 family RNA polymerase sigma factor, coding for MLDDDELAAQAAAGNVDAFGSLFTRYARDVYRLALSLGHRRSDAEDLMQDTFVAALEGVGRFEGRSSVRTWLGAILIRQASRNRRYHRLRATEALDETAAAVGTGLRDERRLDVHAMLDSLSAEHRTVLVLRELQGMSYDEIAEALSIPRGTVESRLFRARNMLRERYQEYQTGRSRSHPAVVGAPVESRHE